A genomic region of Catalinimonas niigatensis contains the following coding sequences:
- a CDS encoding glycoside hydrolase family 65 protein translates to MPENQDWQIAYDHYDPKQQHLRESLCTLGNGYFASRGAFEFAEVSYDFKNNPHYPGTYLAGIFNKLKSTVADREIENESIVNWPNWLYLTFEYADGSLFSLDEVEILTFHQQLNLREGQLKTDFTFRDDQGRESKLASVRAVSMADRHLAVLEWELKAINWSGEITILSGIDGNVKNKGVPRYDDLNGDHLEIIEQGAYDEEGLYMHSCTSYSEVNVVQAIRTEVVLENESISFDRQVKEKDHLIMYRIPVNIKRGQTLKVSKVMAIFTSKDAGVGNLIVDAQRKVSDSPSVKDIQTSHCIAWKALWNRSDIKVKASNGMQVLLRLHIFHLLQVASPNTLDLDVSVPSRGLHGEAYRGNLMWDELYIFPVINYMKPSITQNMLKYRFYRMGEARRAARSHHYKGAMFPWQSGSNGQENAQEIHLNPESGRWIPDDTHLQRHVNVAIAFNIRSYFKITNDQIFMEDYGAEMMFSITQFLASLATYNDEKKRYEIKHVVGPDEYHTSYPDSDEPGLNNNAYTNIMVAWVMKQALKMHDTLPRFIIENLDKKLSLTSDNLAYWKELSEKMYIPFIEDGIIEQFEGYSELKELDWEAYRNKYGNIQRLDRILESEGDTPNRYKVSKQADVLMLFYLLTVDELQDIFNTLGYSFTPDLIIKNIVYYEERTSHGSTLSRLVHSWVMARAHRKLSWKLFEEALKSDVEDIQGGTTTEGIHLGAMAGTIDMVQRAYTGAYVDENGVLWLDPSLPHEINFLSLTLRYRGQCLYVQITKSELYLRHEEGWKDHICIGLKQKDKVHSLSIGESVNFDYKN, encoded by the coding sequence ATGCCTGAAAACCAAGATTGGCAGATTGCCTACGACCATTATGATCCGAAACAACAGCACCTGAGAGAATCTTTATGTACGCTGGGTAATGGGTATTTTGCGAGCAGAGGTGCCTTTGAGTTTGCTGAAGTTTCTTATGATTTTAAAAATAACCCCCATTATCCGGGTACTTACCTCGCAGGTATTTTCAATAAGTTAAAATCCACAGTGGCAGACAGGGAAATAGAGAATGAATCCATTGTCAACTGGCCCAACTGGCTTTACCTGACCTTTGAATATGCGGATGGGAGTCTTTTTAGTTTAGATGAAGTTGAGATTTTAACATTTCATCAACAACTGAATTTACGAGAGGGACAACTCAAAACGGATTTTACATTTCGTGATGATCAGGGACGAGAATCAAAGCTGGCGAGTGTCAGAGCAGTGTCTATGGCAGACCGGCATTTAGCTGTGCTGGAATGGGAGCTTAAGGCTATCAACTGGAGTGGAGAAATTACTATCTTATCAGGTATTGATGGAAACGTCAAAAATAAAGGAGTACCCCGTTATGATGATCTGAATGGTGATCATCTGGAAATTATTGAGCAAGGTGCATATGATGAAGAAGGGCTTTATATGCACTCATGTACCAGCTATTCAGAAGTGAATGTAGTTCAGGCGATACGTACTGAGGTAGTGCTGGAAAATGAAAGTATTTCATTTGATAGACAAGTAAAAGAAAAGGATCATTTGATTATGTACCGTATCCCGGTAAATATCAAAAGGGGGCAGACACTGAAGGTCAGCAAGGTGATGGCGATTTTCACCAGTAAGGATGCTGGTGTGGGAAATTTAATAGTGGATGCACAAAGAAAGGTAAGTGATTCACCATCTGTAAAAGATATACAAACAAGTCATTGCATTGCCTGGAAAGCACTTTGGAACCGCAGCGATATCAAAGTAAAGGCTTCAAATGGAATGCAGGTACTGTTAAGGCTGCATATTTTTCATCTTTTACAGGTAGCTTCACCCAATACCCTGGACCTGGATGTAAGCGTTCCATCCCGGGGGCTGCACGGAGAAGCTTATCGGGGAAACTTGATGTGGGATGAGCTATATATATTTCCAGTCATCAACTATATGAAGCCTTCCATTACCCAAAATATGCTGAAATATCGTTTTTACCGGATGGGAGAAGCACGCCGTGCGGCAAGATCACATCACTATAAAGGGGCTATGTTTCCCTGGCAAAGTGGCAGCAATGGACAGGAGAATGCCCAGGAGATTCATCTAAACCCTGAATCCGGTCGCTGGATTCCTGATGATACCCATTTGCAAAGACATGTAAATGTCGCCATCGCTTTTAATATACGGAGCTATTTCAAGATTACCAATGACCAGATATTTATGGAAGACTATGGTGCTGAAATGATGTTTTCAATTACACAATTTTTGGCGAGTCTGGCTACTTACAATGATGAAAAAAAACGCTATGAAATAAAGCATGTCGTAGGGCCTGATGAATACCATACATCTTATCCTGACTCTGATGAACCAGGACTGAATAACAATGCTTACACCAATATTATGGTAGCCTGGGTAATGAAGCAGGCTTTGAAGATGCATGATACGCTTCCGAGATTTATCATTGAGAATCTGGATAAAAAATTAAGTCTTACAAGTGATAATCTGGCATACTGGAAAGAGCTTTCTGAAAAAATGTATATTCCGTTTATTGAAGACGGGATCATTGAACAATTTGAAGGCTATTCTGAACTCAAAGAATTGGATTGGGAAGCTTACCGAAATAAGTACGGAAATATTCAAAGACTGGATCGTATTCTGGAAAGTGAAGGTGACACGCCTAATCGTTATAAAGTGAGTAAACAGGCAGATGTGCTCATGCTTTTTTACTTATTAACTGTGGACGAACTGCAAGATATTTTTAACACATTAGGTTATTCTTTTACCCCTGATCTTATCATTAAAAATATTGTCTATTACGAGGAAAGAACTTCACATGGTTCTACTTTGAGTAGGCTGGTGCATTCCTGGGTAATGGCCAGAGCCCACAGAAAACTCTCATGGAAGCTTTTTGAAGAGGCTTTAAAAAGTGATGTAGAGGATATCCAGGGTGGCACTACTACTGAAGGAATACATCTAGGAGCAATGGCAGGTACGATTGATATGGTACAACGTGCCTACACGGGAGCTTATGTAGATGAAAACGGAGTCTTATGGCTGGACCCCTCCTTACCTCACGAAATTAATTTTCTTTCTCTGACCCTTAGGTACCGGGGGCAGTGTTTGTATGTTCAAATTACCAAAAGTGAATTGTATCTTCGCCATGAAGAGGGGTGGAAAGATCATATTTGTATCGGGTTGAAGCAGAAAGACAAAGTGCATAGCCTTTCTATTGGAGAAAGTGTGAACTTTGATTATAAAAACTAA
- the tkt gene encoding transketolase, with protein MNQTETLDQLSINTIRTLSMDAVQKANSGHPGMPMGAAPMAHVLWTKFLRINPEDPLWHGRDRFVLSAGHGCMLLYSLLHLSGYKVSLDDLMNFRQMGSITPGHPEYGLTPGVEVTTGPLGQGFAHAVGMAIAQKHLSAVYHEGDFKPFDYHIYGICSDGDLMEGVSSESASMAGHMGLGNLIFLYDDNLISIEGDTSIAFTEDVKKRFEAFQWQVLEVKDGNDLNAIEKAIAEAKADKNRPSLIKVRTQIAFGSPNKVGTAGAHGSPLGVDEVKASKESLGWPSDKFFYVPTEVQEQYNALIEKGKQLQKEWQQKWENYKQSHPEKAAQWEAAKKGKLPQEVIDKLPVYKPEGGVATRKASGKALNFIAEHCPWLIGGSADLSPSNNTHLAISESFSKDNYAGRNFHFGVREHSMAAAVNGMNLTEGIRAYGATFLIFSDYLKPSLRLAAIMKLNSIFVFTHDSIGLGEDGTTHQPVEHLMAMRLIPGVTVIRPGDANETVQAWRVALNHEGGPIALALTRQDLPTVNRESGGQASELEKGAYILRDADKTPQLILMASGSEVQLALDAQKELEKEGVAVRVVSMPSWELFDAQSASYKESVLPKSVSKRISIEAGSTLGWQKYVGSEGITIGIDSFGESAPGEELMIHFGFTVENIVKKAKTLV; from the coding sequence ATGAATCAAACCGAGACTTTAGATCAGTTAAGCATCAATACAATCCGTACTTTGTCTATGGATGCGGTGCAGAAAGCAAATTCCGGACATCCTGGTATGCCAATGGGTGCAGCCCCTATGGCACATGTGCTGTGGACCAAATTCTTACGTATTAATCCCGAAGATCCTTTGTGGCATGGCCGTGATAGGTTTGTTTTATCTGCCGGGCACGGTTGTATGTTGTTGTACAGCCTATTGCACCTTTCCGGTTATAAAGTTTCGCTGGATGACCTGATGAACTTCCGCCAGATGGGTTCTATCACCCCCGGCCATCCTGAATACGGATTGACCCCAGGCGTGGAAGTGACTACCGGTCCCTTAGGACAAGGATTTGCCCATGCTGTGGGGATGGCTATAGCGCAGAAACATCTGTCTGCTGTGTATCATGAAGGAGATTTCAAACCTTTTGACTACCATATTTATGGAATTTGCAGTGATGGAGATCTGATGGAAGGTGTTTCTTCCGAATCAGCTTCTATGGCAGGTCATATGGGATTGGGTAACCTGATTTTCCTCTATGATGATAACCTGATCTCTATAGAAGGAGATACCAGCATTGCTTTTACCGAAGATGTGAAAAAACGGTTTGAAGCTTTCCAGTGGCAAGTACTGGAAGTGAAAGACGGAAATGACCTGAATGCCATAGAAAAAGCGATAGCCGAAGCCAAAGCTGACAAAAATCGTCCTAGCCTGATCAAAGTACGTACACAGATTGCTTTTGGTAGTCCTAATAAAGTAGGTACTGCCGGTGCCCATGGCTCACCACTGGGTGTTGATGAGGTCAAAGCTTCTAAAGAAAGCCTGGGCTGGCCTTCAGATAAATTCTTTTATGTGCCTACAGAAGTTCAGGAGCAATATAACGCACTGATAGAAAAAGGGAAACAACTGCAAAAGGAATGGCAACAGAAGTGGGAGAACTACAAACAGTCTCATCCTGAAAAAGCAGCCCAATGGGAGGCCGCCAAAAAAGGTAAACTACCCCAGGAAGTCATTGACAAACTTCCGGTCTACAAGCCTGAAGGAGGTGTAGCTACTCGTAAAGCATCAGGTAAAGCGTTGAACTTTATCGCTGAGCACTGTCCCTGGCTGATTGGTGGTTCGGCAGATTTATCGCCATCCAATAACACGCATTTAGCCATCTCCGAGTCGTTTAGTAAAGACAATTATGCAGGACGCAACTTTCACTTTGGTGTAAGAGAGCATAGTATGGCAGCGGCAGTGAATGGGATGAATCTCACTGAAGGAATAAGGGCTTATGGGGCTACCTTCCTGATCTTTTCTGACTATTTGAAGCCTTCCTTAAGGCTGGCCGCCATCATGAAGCTGAATAGTATCTTTGTCTTTACACATGATAGTATTGGTTTGGGTGAAGATGGAACTACCCATCAACCCGTTGAGCACCTGATGGCAATGCGCCTGATTCCGGGAGTCACTGTGATCCGTCCGGGAGATGCCAACGAGACAGTACAGGCATGGAGAGTAGCCCTTAACCATGAAGGAGGACCTATTGCTCTGGCATTGACTCGCCAGGATTTGCCCACAGTGAATCGTGAAAGCGGAGGGCAGGCAAGCGAATTGGAAAAAGGAGCGTATATATTAAGAGATGCTGACAAAACCCCGCAATTGATTCTTATGGCGTCAGGCTCAGAAGTTCAGTTGGCACTGGATGCGCAGAAAGAACTGGAAAAGGAAGGAGTAGCAGTTAGGGTAGTGAGTATGCCAAGTTGGGAGTTGTTTGATGCACAAAGTGCGAGCTACAAAGAGAGTGTTTTGCCTAAATCAGTGAGCAAACGGATTTCTATAGAAGCAGGATCTACTCTGGGCTGGCAAAAATACGTAGGCAGCGAAGGTATTACCATAGGAATAGATTCCTTTGGAGAGTCTGCCCCTGGTGAAGAACTGATGATTCATTTTGGTTTTACCGTGGAAAATATCGTCAAAAAAGCCAAAACTTTGGTTTAA
- a CDS encoding COG3650 family protein, with the protein MSAKFGSLSIPLGEAMFVRINATVDSMSHIASKKDIKQQILVHEVIETSTYQGQSPCTLSREKTFKFTGNEPFWSLTIFEDSIVFNHFEQEPIAFPYTDPQWKDSVWVINIQKDDQILSASISEKECNDTMSDIRYSMSIMLQTARGRFERCGGWTEGDITHQD; encoded by the coding sequence TTGTCTGCAAAATTTGGCAGTCTGTCTATTCCTCTGGGAGAAGCTATGTTTGTTCGCATTAATGCTACAGTGGATAGCATGAGTCATATTGCTTCCAAAAAGGATATTAAGCAGCAGATTCTTGTGCATGAAGTAATTGAAACATCTACCTATCAAGGTCAATCACCCTGTACACTGAGCAGGGAAAAAACCTTTAAATTTACAGGAAATGAGCCTTTCTGGTCGCTGACGATCTTTGAAGATAGCATTGTATTCAATCATTTTGAGCAGGAACCAATAGCCTTTCCATATACTGATCCCCAATGGAAAGACAGTGTTTGGGTAATTAACATACAAAAGGATGATCAAATCTTGTCAGCCAGTATTTCAGAAAAAGAATGTAACGATACGATGTCTGATATACGATATTCTATGAGTATAATGCTGCAAACTGCAAGAGGAAGATTTGAGAGATGTGGTGGATGGACAGAAGGGGATATAACTCATCAAGATTAA
- the otsB gene encoding trehalose-phosphatase, whose product MNLKEPNELPSALDHVNEMLRKKGDRSFLFFFDFDGTLAPIVAQPDQAALSDETHTLLKKLAEVYKVAVVSGRDRKDVEAKVNLHNLYYAGSHGFDITGPNDMHHQHPEADNILPELEKIANEFEKAFQEEKQVKVEKKKFAIAIHHRGADKGVIEQLEKRVKARLANDQLLKWDKGKSIIEIKPNVDWNKGKAVLWIMEQLGLNEDNCLPVYLGDDTTDEDAFRELSDKGVSVMVEDHDQKTHAQYAIKEQKQVAEFIKQILSYA is encoded by the coding sequence ATGAATTTAAAAGAACCTAACGAACTTCCTTCCGCATTAGATCATGTCAATGAGATGCTTAGAAAAAAAGGGGATAGATCCTTTCTGTTTTTCTTTGATTTTGACGGAACATTGGCACCCATTGTAGCCCAGCCTGATCAGGCAGCATTGTCAGACGAAACACACACACTTCTGAAAAAGTTGGCTGAAGTTTATAAAGTTGCCGTCGTAAGTGGCAGAGACCGTAAAGACGTTGAAGCCAAAGTCAATTTACACAATCTGTATTATGCCGGTAGTCATGGCTTTGACATTACAGGCCCAAATGATATGCATCATCAACATCCCGAAGCAGACAACATCTTGCCGGAGTTGGAAAAAATAGCAAACGAGTTTGAAAAAGCTTTTCAAGAAGAAAAACAAGTGAAGGTTGAGAAGAAAAAATTTGCGATAGCCATTCATCATCGGGGTGCGGATAAAGGTGTAATAGAGCAGTTGGAAAAGCGAGTAAAAGCCAGATTGGCAAATGATCAGCTTTTGAAGTGGGACAAAGGTAAAAGTATCATAGAGATCAAACCTAATGTGGATTGGAACAAAGGCAAAGCTGTACTTTGGATCATGGAACAGCTGGGCCTCAACGAGGATAACTGTCTCCCGGTTTATCTGGGAGATGACACCACCGATGAGGATGCATTTCGTGAGTTAAGCGACAAGGGTGTAAGTGTGATGGTGGAAGATCATGATCAGAAAACTCATGCCCAATACGCTATTAAAGAGCAAAAGCAAGTTGCAGAATTTATTAAGCAGATACTTTCCTATGCCTGA
- a CDS encoding ABC transporter permease: MYRSYLTLAWRHLTKNKSYATINLIGLTLGISCSLLVILFIYDELQYDQHYPEKERVYRLNYQYKNDTYAITGFINWWDSDRDEQLVKVSAIKDIKGVERVAQFNATHSATMDKQPVFLSLSNGRGVEQKFTEKKLLLSNTGEDLYEIFQWNILYGNQKSSFNDPYSAILSRASAERYFGENWENIVANQSLYWNDQEYQLSAVIEDDENNAHFNFDILLITPEIPSWGAYTYIKLSEGSSLQAVNDEINRKLALVEPAIVDNPDEKGSYLQLITDIHLSNNILYELSPSGEIQYLYIFGVIGLIILIITITNYVNLSVAFYSKRKNEIGMRKVMGAPRKSITWQFLSEAVLLCAISLPLSLLLLQLSIPYFNRIMNLGLENLYIQSMLGFLIVLVLTLFIGLISGIYPALLLSGKKALQLIQNSSTGIKERFSLRRVMFVFQFTLLIALGSATILVNEQLNFINHKNLGFRKEGVITFNPITSQNYQRIKNKLLSHPQFNQMGLGMVPGLEMSDYTSYKLLGSEREHDNAGFWEMDWDALNVLGIEVSGINEDNAPEEVLILNQASASNLMEQLGTDDKNSLLGRSLLTHLEYENEDHTYGQEYVVGGFVEDLHLLSLKQKINPMLIKIDKNPDIIYWGILRVDTEHLSESLNILSDVYSEVVQDVPLEISFLESSLRELYEQEQRVGDLSFYLSIIAVIIALLGLISMSAYLVSLRTREIGIRKVMGASVFELLMLLSKEFVMLVCIATIIATPFTYLFISRWLSDFAYRIDVNLWVFLLTGFIALCIAVAVVILQTIKTANTKPSISLKAD; encoded by the coding sequence ATGTATCGCAGTTATCTTACATTAGCTTGGAGACATCTGACCAAGAACAAGTCATATGCTACAATTAATCTGATCGGACTTACACTCGGTATCAGTTGCAGTTTGCTGGTAATACTTTTCATTTATGATGAACTTCAATACGATCAGCATTATCCTGAAAAAGAAAGAGTGTACCGTCTCAACTATCAGTATAAGAATGATACCTATGCGATCACTGGTTTTATCAATTGGTGGGACTCCGATAGAGATGAACAGCTGGTAAAAGTTTCTGCAATCAAAGATATCAAAGGGGTAGAGCGGGTTGCCCAATTCAATGCTACCCATAGCGCTACGATGGATAAACAGCCTGTTTTTCTTTCTCTATCCAATGGAAGGGGTGTAGAGCAGAAATTCACAGAAAAGAAACTCCTTTTGTCTAATACCGGGGAAGATCTTTATGAAATCTTTCAATGGAACATACTGTATGGTAACCAAAAAAGCAGTTTCAACGACCCATATTCAGCCATTTTAAGCAGAGCCAGTGCCGAGAGGTATTTTGGGGAAAACTGGGAAAATATTGTTGCCAATCAATCGCTTTATTGGAATGACCAGGAATATCAGCTTAGCGCAGTAATAGAAGATGATGAAAACAATGCTCACTTTAATTTTGATATTCTTTTAATTACCCCTGAAATCCCATCCTGGGGAGCTTATACCTACATCAAGTTATCAGAAGGTAGTTCATTACAGGCGGTGAACGATGAGATAAACCGGAAGCTTGCATTAGTAGAACCGGCCATCGTTGATAATCCTGACGAGAAAGGCAGTTATCTACAGTTAATCACGGACATTCACCTTTCCAACAATATTCTATATGAATTGAGTCCTTCAGGAGAAATTCAATACCTGTACATTTTCGGAGTCATCGGGCTGATTATTCTTATTATCACCATCACCAATTATGTAAATCTTTCGGTAGCATTTTATTCTAAAAGGAAGAATGAAATTGGCATGCGGAAAGTGATGGGAGCTCCAAGGAAAAGCATTACCTGGCAGTTTTTATCAGAAGCCGTTTTACTTTGTGCTATCAGCCTGCCGCTGAGTTTATTGTTACTTCAACTTTCCATTCCTTATTTCAACCGGATCATGAATCTGGGCTTAGAAAATCTTTATATTCAGTCTATGCTTGGGTTTTTGATAGTATTGGTACTTACCCTGTTCATAGGGTTGATCTCAGGCATATATCCCGCACTTTTATTATCAGGAAAAAAAGCGCTTCAGCTTATACAAAACTCATCTACCGGAATCAAAGAACGTTTTTCTTTGCGAAGAGTAATGTTCGTATTTCAGTTTACACTACTGATTGCCCTGGGTTCAGCCACTATTTTGGTAAATGAACAACTTAACTTTATTAACCATAAGAACCTGGGTTTCAGAAAAGAAGGCGTAATTACCTTTAACCCAATTACATCTCAAAATTACCAAAGGATTAAAAACAAGCTCCTGTCTCATCCTCAATTCAACCAAATGGGCTTAGGGATGGTACCCGGATTAGAAATGAGCGACTATACTTCATACAAACTCTTGGGGAGCGAAAGAGAGCATGATAATGCCGGGTTTTGGGAAATGGATTGGGATGCATTGAATGTATTGGGAATAGAAGTTTCCGGAATCAATGAGGATAATGCTCCGGAAGAAGTGTTGATCCTGAATCAGGCCTCAGCCAGCAACCTGATGGAGCAGTTGGGAACTGATGATAAAAATTCATTGCTGGGAAGGAGCTTATTGACACATTTGGAGTATGAAAATGAAGATCATACCTATGGGCAGGAATATGTTGTAGGAGGCTTTGTAGAAGACCTGCATTTGTTATCCCTCAAACAGAAGATTAACCCCATGTTGATCAAGATTGATAAAAATCCGGATATTATCTACTGGGGGATTTTGAGAGTGGATACAGAACACTTATCCGAATCACTGAATATTTTGAGCGATGTTTACTCTGAAGTTGTACAGGATGTTCCTTTAGAGATTAGTTTTCTTGAGAGTAGTTTGCGGGAATTATATGAACAGGAACAAAGAGTAGGCGACCTGTCTTTTTATTTAAGCATAATTGCAGTAATTATTGCCTTACTGGGCCTTATATCTATGTCTGCTTATCTGGTAAGCCTTCGCACCCGAGAGATTGGAATAAGAAAAGTGATGGGAGCATCGGTATTTGAATTGTTAATGCTTCTAAGTAAAGAATTTGTTATGCTGGTCTGCATAGCTACTATCATTGCTACCCCCTTCACTTATCTTTTTATCAGTCGCTGGCTTTCTGATTTTGCCTATCGTATAGATGTAAACCTTTGGGTGTTTTTGCTGACAGGCTTTATTGCCTTATGTATTGCAGTGGCAGTAGTCATTTTGCAAACCATCAAGACTGCCAATACCAAACCATCCATCTCATTGAAAGCAGACTGA
- a CDS encoding HAD family hydrolase, translated as MNYKKISKSNAIILDLDGVITQTASLHQQAWKKMFDAFLEKYPSQKKFSKEDYQLYVDGKPRYEGVRSFLESRKIEVKKGSEKDEDSADTIFGLGKKKNRFFLELLKTQGARVYEDSVFYIKKWKEEGKKLAVVSSSKNCRPILEEAGLIAIFDTVVDGTDAIEQSLNGKPDPDIFLEAAQRLNVQPSEAVVFEDAIAGVEAGSRGNFGLVVGINRGDNDHQKMKEAGAHLVIKSLSELSQN; from the coding sequence ATGAACTACAAAAAGATTAGCAAAAGCAACGCTATTATTCTTGACCTTGATGGGGTCATTACACAAACCGCATCATTACATCAGCAGGCATGGAAAAAAATGTTTGACGCATTTTTAGAAAAGTATCCTTCCCAGAAGAAATTCAGTAAAGAAGATTACCAACTGTATGTAGATGGTAAACCTCGTTATGAGGGCGTAAGAAGCTTTCTGGAATCACGGAAAATAGAGGTAAAAAAAGGCTCTGAAAAAGATGAGGATAGTGCAGATACCATCTTTGGGTTGGGAAAAAAGAAAAATAGGTTTTTCCTGGAATTATTGAAAACCCAGGGAGCCAGAGTATATGAAGATTCAGTTTTCTATATCAAAAAATGGAAAGAAGAAGGAAAAAAACTGGCGGTGGTATCTTCCAGTAAAAACTGCCGTCCCATACTGGAAGAAGCAGGATTGATAGCAATCTTTGATACCGTGGTTGATGGTACTGATGCTATAGAACAATCTTTGAATGGTAAGCCTGATCCCGATATTTTTTTAGAGGCAGCCCAGCGCCTCAATGTTCAACCATCAGAGGCGGTAGTATTTGAAGATGCCATAGCCGGTGTAGAAGCAGGAAGCCGGGGGAACTTTGGTCTGGTAGTAGGAATAAACAGAGGTGACAATGATCATCAAAAAATGAAAGAAGCCGGGGCTCACCTGGTGATTAAAAGTTTAAGTGAATTATCTCAAAATTAA
- a CDS encoding YciE/YciF ferroxidase family protein, with protein sequence MGIFSKSEKMLSLEDLLHHELRDLYSAESQLIEALPKMEESANDPALKQAFHMHLEETRGQRERLVQIGKILNIDMDGEKCDAMAGLVKEGQEIIKSKSSPEVRDAGLIGAAQRVEHYEIAGYGTANNFARQLGLTEVSSLLSATEDEEKMADEKLNNLAKGGINEKAKNTVRDKI encoded by the coding sequence ATGGGAATTTTCAGTAAATCAGAAAAAATGTTAAGTCTGGAAGACTTATTACATCACGAATTAAGAGATCTTTACAGTGCTGAATCTCAACTGATTGAGGCACTTCCAAAGATGGAAGAATCAGCAAACGACCCTGCACTCAAACAAGCATTTCATATGCATCTGGAAGAAACCAGAGGCCAGCGTGAAAGACTTGTGCAAATCGGGAAGATTTTAAATATTGATATGGATGGCGAAAAATGTGATGCCATGGCCGGCTTAGTGAAAGAAGGTCAGGAAATTATCAAATCTAAATCCAGCCCGGAAGTTAGAGATGCAGGGTTGATCGGTGCCGCCCAAAGAGTAGAGCATTATGAAATTGCCGGCTATGGTACTGCCAATAACTTTGCCCGTCAACTCGGACTTACTGAAGTATCTTCTCTGCTCAGTGCCACTGAGGATGAAGAGAAAATGGCAGATGAAAAACTGAACAACCTGGCCAAAGGCGGAATTAATGAAAAGGCAAAAAACACAGTTCGCGATAAAATCTAA